The following are encoded together in the Pedobacter sp. D749 genome:
- a CDS encoding DUF4269 domain-containing protein: MINFLNISYLQSGNERQQKAYQALTSNRVLEKLSFYHPILVGTIPINIDIENSDLDVICEVSDKGEFIAQLNLLFGNKKNFTIHESTKFEAVKANFTIDDFEIEVFGQNIPTTQQNAYRHMLIEHKLLLEKGEAFRQEVISLKKQGYKTEPAFAKLLGIEGDAYEDLLKLES; encoded by the coding sequence ATGATCAACTTCCTCAATATATCTTATTTACAGTCCGGTAATGAAAGGCAACAGAAGGCTTATCAGGCATTAACAAGTAATCGGGTTTTAGAAAAGCTTAGCTTTTACCACCCCATCCTGGTGGGTACTATACCAATCAATATTGACATCGAAAACAGCGACCTGGATGTGATCTGCGAAGTTTCGGATAAAGGAGAATTCATTGCTCAGCTAAATCTCTTGTTTGGCAATAAAAAAAACTTCACTATTCATGAAAGCACTAAATTTGAAGCCGTTAAAGCAAATTTCACTATTGATGATTTTGAAATAGAAGTATTCGGGCAAAACATCCCCACTACGCAGCAAAATGCTTACCGCCACATGTTAATTGAACATAAATTACTTTTGGAAAAAGGAGAAGCATTCAGACAGGAAGTTATCTCCTTAAAAAAACAAGGTTATAAAACGGAGCCTGCATTTGCAAAACTGCTAGGGATTGAGGGAGATGCTTACGAAGATTTGCTAAAATTAGAGTCTTAG
- a CDS encoding DUF1080 domain-containing protein, which translates to MKLYCALLLLITLSTSAFAQKSLFNGKNLNGWHVDVPAMDKKPDTINPFIVRNGMLVSLGTPGGHLITDKIYKNYQLTVQYRFAGKPGNCGVLVHASTPRALYGMFPKSLEVQMQHKDAGDFWCIEEDITVPDMVARRGPKESWGINGNKLRRIKNLTDDSEKPLGEWNTMVIQCLNNEVKVWVNDTLVNYGTNCTASSGQIALQAEGSEVEFKQLDLKPIKALSK; encoded by the coding sequence ATGAAACTCTACTGCGCCCTTTTATTGCTCATTACATTGAGCACCTCAGCATTTGCTCAAAAAAGCCTGTTTAACGGCAAAAATCTAAATGGCTGGCATGTAGATGTTCCTGCCATGGATAAAAAACCCGATACGATTAATCCGTTTATTGTGCGCAATGGTATGCTGGTAAGTTTAGGAACGCCAGGCGGACATTTAATAACCGATAAAATTTACAAAAATTATCAGTTGACTGTACAATACCGCTTTGCAGGCAAACCCGGCAACTGTGGCGTTTTGGTGCATGCCTCGACTCCAAGAGCATTGTATGGCATGTTTCCAAAATCACTTGAAGTTCAGATGCAACATAAAGATGCAGGCGATTTCTGGTGTATTGAAGAAGATATTACCGTGCCTGATATGGTTGCCAGACGCGGCCCGAAAGAAAGCTGGGGCATAAATGGAAATAAACTCCGCCGCATTAAAAACTTAACCGATGACAGTGAAAAACCACTTGGCGAATGGAATACCATGGTTATTCAGTGTTTAAATAACGAAGTTAAAGTTTGGGTAAACGATACTTTGGTAAATTATGGCACAAACTGTACTGCAAGTAGCGGTCAGATTGCCCTACAGGCAGAAGGTAGTGAAGTAGAATTTAAACAACTGGATTTAAAACCAATTAAAGCACTCTCTAAATAA
- a CDS encoding DUF2809 domain-containing protein, with translation MKLTFSLKFLFIFLAIFLTEILIAKYLHDAFIRPFGGDVLVVVLIYAFFRIFLITNNRKLALGVLIFSFIIEFLQALHYVNWLGLQNNKFWSIVLGTYFSVYDLLAYFVGYLICLCFKD, from the coding sequence ATGAAATTAACGTTCAGCTTAAAATTCCTCTTCATTTTTTTAGCGATATTCTTAACCGAAATTTTAATCGCTAAATATCTTCACGATGCATTTATCAGGCCTTTTGGTGGTGATGTTTTAGTGGTCGTATTAATTTATGCATTCTTCAGAATATTCTTAATTACCAATAATAGGAAACTTGCTTTAGGGGTATTGATTTTCTCTTTTATTATCGAATTTTTACAGGCACTTCATTATGTAAATTGGTTGGGCTTGCAGAACAATAAGTTCTGGAGTATTGTTTTGGGGACTTACTTTTCTGTTTACGATTTGCTTGCTTATTTTGTTGGCTATCTGATCTGTTTGTGTTTTAAGGATTGA
- the odhB gene encoding 2-oxoglutarate dehydrogenase complex dihydrolipoyllysine-residue succinyltransferase, giving the protein MSLEIKVPPVGESITEVVLSRWIKNDGDVVEMDEVIAELESDKATFELTAEQAGTLKTIAAEGDTLAIGAVVCKIEDGGAAASPKSEVESPKSDAQAPVAVAESPRTQDSGLVTKDSYATGTPSPAAGKILAEKGIDAGAVKGTGVDGRITKDDAVKAEAGKKPEAPKASAPVVAAAPAGSRGERREKMSPLRRTVAKRLVAVKNETAMLTTFNEVNMKPIMDLRGKYKDQFKEKFGVGLGFMSFFTKAVTEALKDFPAVNGRIEGEELVYNDFADISIAVSAPKGLVVPVIRNAESMTLAQIEKSVLELALKARDSKLTIEEMTGGTFTITNGGVFGSMMSTPIINAPQSAILGMHNIVERPVAEKGEVVIRPMMYVALSYDHRIIDGRESVGFLVRVKQLLEDPARLLLGI; this is encoded by the coding sequence ATGAGTTTAGAGATAAAAGTTCCACCTGTTGGTGAATCGATAACCGAAGTTGTTTTATCACGTTGGATAAAAAACGATGGCGATGTTGTTGAAATGGATGAAGTTATTGCTGAATTAGAATCGGATAAAGCAACATTCGAATTAACTGCAGAACAAGCTGGAACTTTAAAAACCATAGCAGCCGAAGGCGATACTTTAGCCATTGGTGCAGTAGTTTGTAAAATTGAAGATGGTGGTGCAGCTGCTAGTCCTAAGTCAGAAGTCGAAAGTCCTAAGTCTGATGCACAAGCTCCAGTTGCAGTAGCTGAGTCTCCAAGGACTCAAGACTCAGGACTTGTGACTAAAGACTCTTACGCAACGGGAACTCCATCACCTGCTGCTGGTAAAATTCTTGCAGAAAAAGGCATTGATGCTGGCGCTGTGAAAGGTACTGGTGTAGATGGCCGTATTACTAAAGATGATGCGGTTAAAGCTGAGGCGGGTAAAAAACCAGAAGCGCCTAAAGCGAGTGCTCCGGTTGTAGCTGCTGCTCCTGCAGGTAGCCGTGGCGAGCGTCGTGAGAAAATGTCTCCACTACGTAGAACCGTTGCAAAACGTTTAGTTGCCGTTAAAAATGAAACCGCAATGTTAACCACTTTCAACGAGGTTAACATGAAGCCAATTATGGATTTACGCGGAAAATATAAAGATCAGTTTAAAGAGAAATTTGGTGTTGGTTTAGGTTTTATGAGCTTTTTCACTAAAGCCGTTACCGAAGCATTAAAAGATTTTCCTGCGGTGAATGGTCGTATTGAAGGTGAAGAATTGGTTTATAATGATTTCGCCGATATTTCTATCGCTGTTTCTGCGCCGAAAGGTTTAGTGGTTCCTGTGATCCGTAATGCAGAAAGCATGACTTTAGCGCAGATTGAAAAATCTGTTTTAGAATTGGCTTTAAAAGCGCGTGATAGCAAATTAACCATCGAAGAAATGACTGGTGGAACATTCACGATTACTAATGGTGGTGTATTTGGTTCAATGATGTCGACTCCGATTATCAATGCGCCACAATCGGCTATTTTAGGTATGCACAACATCGTTGAGCGTCCGGTAGCTGAAAAAGGTGAGGTGGTCATCCGTCCGATGATGTACGTTGCTTTATCTTACGATCACAGAATTATTGACGGACGTGAGTCGGTTGGTTTCCTGGTTCGGGTAAAACAATTATTGGAAGACCCTGCTAGATTATTGTTAGGTATCTAA
- a CDS encoding 2-oxoglutarate dehydrogenase E1 component — MDKLSYLNGANAEYIESLYQSYQQDPGSVEFGWQKFFEGFDFGRGSEAPAVTAETPEQFLKEVNVLNLIDGYRSRGHLFTHTNPVRERRKHLPTLDLANFGLSDADLETVFNSGVEIGIGAAKLKDIVAFLKQTYAHSIGAEYKFLRTPEVLNWIQQKMESARNTPNFSIDEKKRILRKLNEAVSFENFLGTKFLGQKRFSLEGAEALIPALDSVIEKGAELGIEEFVIGMAHRGRLNVLANIMQKTYKDIFAEFEGKSYNPDTPFGGDVKYHLGYSTDVTTVSGKSVHLSLCPNPSHLETVDGVVEGMSRSKIDFKYGGDNSRLAPILIHGDASVAGQGIVYEVIQMAGLEGYKTGGTIHLVINNQIGFTTNYKDARTSTYCTDIAKVTLSPVFHVNGDDPEALVYAINLAMEYRQKYKNDVFIDILCYRRFGHNESDEPKFTQPLLYKTIEKHPNPREIYIDQLTKEGKLEAGLAKEMEKDFRSILQERLNEAKEFVAGSTEVKFGGAWADLRMATPKDFESSPVTAVKKSTLLEIGKRITALPSNKKFFKKIEKLFAERGKMVNETNVFDWAMGEQLAYGTLLSEGKRVRLSGQDVERGTFSHRHAVLTLEDSEEEYVPLANISDQQASFDIYNSHLSEYGVLGFEYGYAMANPNALTIWEAQFGDFFNGAQIVVDQYIASAETKWQRENGLVMLLPHGYEGQGPEHSSARIERFMELCADYNMQVTNCTTPANFFHVLRRQFKRDFRKPLVVFTPKSLLRHPACVSKLEEFTEGGFKEVIDDVNVKVADVTRIVFCSGKIYYELLEKQQADKIKHVALVRVEQLYPTPVDQMEAIQKKYKNAKEVFWVQEEPENMGAWPYLFRRLYKTALKGIDVISRRESSSTATGFAKQHANQQAYILAKALELPVKQEEVKEATKKASKKMAEAD, encoded by the coding sequence ATGGATAAATTATCTTATCTTAATGGCGCAAACGCCGAATATATAGAGTCTTTATATCAATCATATCAACAAGATCCCGGGTCTGTTGAATTTGGCTGGCAGAAATTTTTCGAAGGTTTTGATTTTGGAAGAGGATCTGAGGCTCCTGCAGTAACGGCAGAAACGCCTGAACAATTTCTAAAAGAAGTTAATGTTTTAAACCTGATTGATGGTTATCGTAGCCGCGGGCACTTATTTACGCACACCAATCCGGTTCGCGAAAGACGTAAACATTTGCCAACATTAGATCTGGCAAATTTTGGATTATCTGATGCTGATTTAGAAACCGTTTTTAACTCTGGTGTGGAGATTGGTATCGGTGCCGCAAAATTGAAAGATATTGTAGCCTTTTTAAAACAAACATACGCACACTCTATCGGTGCAGAATATAAATTTTTACGTACGCCGGAAGTGTTGAACTGGATTCAGCAAAAAATGGAAAGTGCACGTAATACGCCTAATTTCTCAATCGATGAGAAAAAACGTATTCTCCGGAAATTAAACGAAGCGGTAAGTTTCGAAAATTTCTTAGGTACAAAATTTTTGGGTCAAAAACGTTTTTCACTGGAAGGTGCGGAAGCTTTAATTCCCGCTTTGGATTCAGTAATTGAAAAAGGTGCTGAACTGGGAATTGAAGAATTTGTGATTGGCATGGCTCACCGCGGTCGCTTGAACGTGTTGGCCAATATCATGCAAAAAACATACAAAGATATTTTTGCTGAGTTTGAAGGTAAAAGCTACAATCCCGATACCCCATTTGGTGGTGATGTAAAATACCACTTAGGTTATTCTACAGATGTTACTACGGTTTCTGGTAAAAGCGTTCACTTAAGTTTATGTCCTAACCCATCACACTTAGAAACGGTTGATGGTGTGGTAGAAGGCATGAGCCGCTCGAAAATCGATTTCAAATATGGTGGCGATAACAGTCGCTTAGCACCAATTTTGATTCACGGTGATGCATCAGTTGCCGGACAGGGTATTGTTTATGAAGTGATTCAGATGGCAGGTCTTGAAGGTTATAAAACCGGTGGAACTATTCACCTGGTAATTAATAACCAGATTGGTTTTACCACCAATTATAAAGATGCCCGTACCAGTACCTATTGTACCGATATTGCTAAAGTAACTTTATCTCCGGTTTTCCACGTAAATGGTGATGATCCTGAGGCTTTGGTTTATGCAATTAACCTGGCAATGGAATACCGTCAGAAATATAAAAATGATGTTTTTATTGACATTCTTTGTTACCGTCGTTTCGGTCACAATGAGTCTGATGAACCTAAATTCACGCAGCCATTATTATACAAAACAATCGAAAAACACCCTAATCCAAGGGAAATTTATATCGATCAGTTAACTAAAGAAGGTAAGTTGGAAGCTGGTTTGGCAAAAGAAATGGAAAAAGACTTCCGTAGTATTTTGCAGGAACGTTTAAACGAAGCTAAAGAGTTTGTTGCAGGTAGTACCGAAGTTAAATTTGGTGGTGCATGGGCAGATTTGCGTATGGCAACTCCGAAAGATTTCGAATCCTCACCAGTTACTGCGGTTAAAAAATCTACTTTGTTAGAAATTGGTAAACGCATTACTGCTTTGCCATCAAATAAAAAGTTCTTCAAAAAAATCGAAAAGTTATTTGCTGAACGTGGTAAAATGGTTAACGAGACCAATGTTTTCGACTGGGCAATGGGCGAGCAGCTGGCTTATGGTACTTTGTTATCAGAAGGTAAACGTGTGCGTTTAAGCGGTCAGGATGTGGAGCGTGGTACTTTCTCTCACCGTCATGCGGTATTAACACTTGAAGACAGCGAGGAAGAATATGTACCATTAGCCAATATTTCAGATCAACAGGCCTCATTCGATATTTACAATTCACACTTATCTGAATACGGCGTTTTAGGTTTTGAATATGGTTATGCCATGGCGAATCCAAATGCATTAACTATCTGGGAAGCTCAATTTGGTGATTTCTTTAATGGAGCACAAATTGTTGTCGATCAGTATATTGCAAGTGCCGAAACGAAATGGCAACGCGAAAACGGTTTGGTTATGTTACTGCCTCATGGTTATGAAGGCCAGGGACCAGAGCATTCATCAGCACGTATTGAGCGTTTTATGGAGCTTTGCGCCGATTACAACATGCAGGTAACCAATTGTACTACTCCGGCAAACTTCTTCCACGTATTACGCCGTCAGTTTAAACGCGACTTCCGTAAACCATTGGTTGTATTTACGCCAAAAAGTTTATTGCGCCACCCTGCTTGTGTTTCTAAATTAGAGGAATTTACTGAAGGTGGTTTTAAAGAGGTAATTGACGATGTAAATGTTAAAGTTGCAGATGTAACACGTATTGTTTTCTGTAGCGGTAAAATTTACTACGAATTGCTGGAGAAACAGCAGGCTGATAAAATCAAACATGTAGCCCTGGTTCGTGTAGAGCAGTTGTATCCAACTCCGGTTGATCAGATGGAAGCCATCCAGAAGAAATATAAAAATGCTAAGGAAGTTTTCTGGGTACAGGAAGAGCCAGAGAACATGGGTGCATGGCCATATTTGTTCCGCAGGTTATACAAAACCGCATTAAAAGGTATTGATGTAATTTCGAGAAGAGAGAGCAGCAGTACGGCTACAGGTTTTGCAAAACAACATGCTAACCAACAGGCTTATATTTTGGCAAAAGCTTTAGAACTTCCTGTTAAACAAGAAGAAGTAAAGGAAGCGACCAAAAAGGCCAGTAAAAAAATGGCAGAAGCGGATTAG
- a CDS encoding DASH family cryptochrome: MSKKILVWFRNDLRLHDNEMLVEAIAKSDSILPVYILDRRSFGETKYGTLKTGNIRAQFILESVLGLRNALKQIGGNLLIAEGNPEDIIPQLVQEYEITEVYHHREVAREETHVSTLVENALWKLRVNLKHFIGHTLYNKEDLPFPIKDIPDAFNQFKKKIERDSIIKPCFAAPDRINVAEVIDWGTLSSLADLDLTPQQKDQRSDFEFVGGEAEGLAHLQKVIVAMQQAATTKNLILASKLSAWLAMGSLSPRKVYWEIKKMEGVPNTKAMFNHILLGLLWRDYFRFMFKKYGNTFFSPDGFGSQGLIDIANEQDNFSKWKNAQTGFAVVDAVMTELNQTGFISNIARQTAALYLINNLEVSWVFGAAYFEEKLIDYNPASNWGNWANVAGVGNDQKSKSVFDLDKNIKNLDPKGNYSLTWAS, translated from the coding sequence ATGTCCAAAAAAATTTTAGTCTGGTTTAGAAATGATCTTCGCTTGCATGATAACGAAATGCTGGTCGAGGCAATTGCTAAATCTGATTCAATTTTGCCTGTTTACATTCTTGATCGCCGTTCTTTTGGCGAAACAAAATACGGGACCTTAAAAACAGGTAACATTAGAGCACAGTTTATTTTAGAAAGTGTTTTAGGATTACGCAATGCTTTAAAACAGATTGGTGGTAACTTGCTAATTGCCGAAGGCAATCCTGAAGATATTATTCCTCAGCTTGTTCAGGAATATGAGATTACCGAAGTTTACCATCACCGTGAAGTAGCACGCGAAGAAACGCATGTTTCAACTTTGGTAGAAAATGCACTTTGGAAATTGCGCGTCAACCTTAAACATTTTATTGGTCATACCTTATATAACAAGGAAGATTTACCATTTCCGATCAAGGATATTCCTGATGCCTTTAATCAGTTTAAGAAAAAAATTGAGCGCGATTCTATTATTAAACCTTGTTTTGCAGCACCTGATCGGATTAATGTAGCCGAAGTGATTGATTGGGGTACATTATCCTCTTTAGCAGACCTTGATCTTACACCTCAACAAAAGGATCAACGTTCCGATTTTGAATTTGTGGGTGGCGAGGCAGAAGGTTTGGCTCATCTTCAAAAGGTGATTGTGGCCATGCAACAAGCCGCAACTACTAAAAACTTAATCCTGGCTTCGAAATTATCAGCCTGGTTAGCCATGGGTAGTTTATCGCCACGAAAAGTATATTGGGAAATTAAAAAGATGGAAGGTGTGCCCAACACTAAAGCCATGTTCAATCATATCCTATTAGGCTTGCTTTGGAGAGATTATTTCCGTTTCATGTTCAAAAAATACGGCAATACGTTTTTTAGTCCGGATGGTTTTGGCAGCCAGGGCTTGATTGATATTGCGAATGAGCAGGATAACTTTAGCAAGTGGAAGAATGCGCAAACGGGTTTTGCTGTAGTAGATGCGGTGATGACGGAACTAAATCAGACCGGTTTCATCTCAAATATTGCCAGACAAACCGCTGCCTTATATCTGATCAATAATTTAGAAGTAAGCTGGGTTTTTGGTGCAGCGTATTTTGAAGAAAAATTGATTGATTATAATCCTGCAAGTAATTGGGGAAACTGGGCTAATGTAGCCGGTGTAGGTAACGATCAGAAATCAAAAAGTGTTTTCGATCTTGATAAAAATATCAAAAACCTCGATCCAAAAGGCAATTACTCCTTAACTTGGGCATCATAG
- a CDS encoding DUF4139 domain-containing protein — protein sequence MKRILISLLFPISVFAQQQIKSKAILESVTVYNNGAQLLHKGKVNLPAGTSEIVVNNISGRVNENSIQVSVSPGVTILSVQFNKDFLNTDAANPEIKKLSDSVKIVSNELTKTKNAKAIEEQTLLLLDENRKSGGTANGTNVAELIKLAEYYRTKNAEVRNAISALTLIEDKQNQKLNALQQQISELRNNPNQQLGQLVLQLMANENIDASYHVSYVTPNANWLASYDIKAVDTSNPLSIVYKAAITQSTGLDWKKVKLSLSTGNPNYNITAPNLIPWFVSSYQQQLRIRGMALPIAEKSELSEVVVTGYGAEKKKNLTGSVSTVNDYTTVNETQLGVTFDIDIPYDVNSDNKPHTVAFKEYEVPAKYKYYAAPKLSSDAYLLADVTDWEKLNLQAGNANIIFEGTYTGKSYINPANILDTLSLSMGKDKKIIITKEKQQDFSSTRFIGSNKKQIFTYLIKIRNTKKETIDLSLKDQYPLSTESDIETELLENSGAEVNKENGMLSWQLKIAPNETKTIKLSYSVKAPKNKIIAGL from the coding sequence ATGAAACGAATACTCATCAGCCTGTTATTCCCAATAAGCGTATTTGCGCAGCAACAGATAAAAAGTAAAGCTATACTGGAAAGTGTAACGGTTTACAACAACGGCGCACAACTTTTACATAAAGGAAAAGTAAATCTTCCAGCCGGAACATCAGAAATTGTAGTTAACAATATTTCCGGGCGGGTAAATGAAAATTCGATACAGGTTAGTGTTTCGCCGGGAGTTACCATTCTATCCGTTCAATTCAATAAAGATTTCCTGAATACCGATGCTGCCAATCCCGAAATAAAAAAACTTAGCGATAGCGTTAAAATCGTAAGCAACGAATTAACCAAAACAAAAAATGCAAAAGCCATTGAAGAGCAAACTTTGCTTTTACTCGACGAGAACAGAAAATCGGGTGGCACAGCAAATGGAACAAATGTGGCCGAACTGATTAAATTAGCTGAATATTACCGTACAAAAAATGCAGAAGTTAGGAATGCTATCTCAGCACTCACGCTCATAGAGGATAAACAAAACCAAAAACTAAACGCATTGCAACAGCAAATTTCAGAATTAAGGAACAATCCTAACCAGCAACTTGGGCAATTGGTTCTTCAATTAATGGCAAATGAAAATATAGATGCCAGCTATCATGTTTCGTATGTTACGCCAAATGCAAATTGGCTGGCCAGTTATGATATAAAAGCGGTGGATACCTCAAATCCATTAAGCATAGTGTACAAGGCTGCTATTACACAGAGCACGGGTCTCGATTGGAAAAAAGTTAAACTTTCTTTATCTACCGGTAACCCAAATTATAACATTACTGCACCCAATTTAATTCCTTGGTTTGTATCTAGCTATCAACAACAACTACGGATTAGGGGAATGGCGTTACCAATTGCCGAAAAAAGTGAACTAAGTGAAGTTGTAGTTACGGGCTATGGTGCTGAAAAAAAGAAAAATCTTACTGGTTCAGTTTCTACGGTGAACGATTATACTACTGTTAATGAGACTCAGTTGGGCGTAACGTTTGATATTGACATCCCCTATGATGTGAACAGCGACAACAAACCTCATACCGTTGCATTTAAAGAATACGAAGTGCCTGCCAAATACAAATATTATGCTGCTCCAAAACTTAGTAGCGATGCTTATTTACTGGCTGATGTAACCGACTGGGAAAAACTAAATCTCCAGGCCGGGAATGCGAATATTATTTTTGAAGGCACGTATACCGGAAAATCATATATCAACCCAGCGAACATTTTAGATACACTGAGTTTAAGCATGGGAAAAGATAAAAAGATTATAATCACAAAAGAGAAACAACAGGATTTTAGCAGCACAAGATTTATTGGTTCGAATAAAAAACAGATTTTCACTTATCTGATCAAGATTAGAAACACTAAAAAAGAAACGATAGACCTATCACTTAAGGATCAGTATCCGCTCTCAACAGAAAGTGATATTGAAACCGAATTGTTAGAGAATAGCGGCGCAGAAGTAAACAAAGAAAACGGAATGCTCTCCTGGCAGTTAAAAATTGCCCCTAACGAGACCAAAACGATCAAATTAAGCTATTCGGTTAAAGCTCCTAAAAATAAAATCATTGCGGGACTGTAG
- a CDS encoding TIGR01777 family oxidoreductase, translating to MAKKILITGATGLVGTELKKHLLSKGYEVNTLSRKKDNDANNFVWDVYKGTIDADCLNGVEAIIHLAGEPVADKKWTDERKKQIIDSRVKSTDLLFKTIKSKPDHQLKSFISASAVGFYGDCGDEILTEESPNGYGFLAECCKLWEDAVDQGKKLSLRIVKLRAGIVLSNHGGALPQLDKPVKLFAGAALSTGKQWTPWLHINDMVEMYIGAIENLKMEGCYNACAPFPVTNKALTKAIAKQLHRPVWPIKVPKKALELLLGERVEAVLMSNNTSAQKILDAGFKFKFTHLEDALKDLYP from the coding sequence ATGGCTAAGAAAATTCTGATTACCGGGGCTACGGGACTTGTGGGTACTGAACTGAAAAAGCACTTGCTTAGCAAGGGTTATGAGGTGAATACACTTTCCCGAAAGAAAGATAACGATGCGAATAATTTTGTGTGGGATGTTTATAAAGGGACTATTGATGCTGATTGTTTAAATGGAGTAGAAGCCATTATCCATTTAGCAGGAGAACCGGTTGCGGATAAAAAATGGACCGATGAACGCAAAAAACAGATCATTGATAGCCGCGTAAAATCGACAGATTTACTCTTTAAAACCATTAAATCAAAACCTGATCATCAGCTAAAATCTTTCATTTCTGCTTCGGCAGTTGGTTTTTATGGCGATTGTGGCGATGAAATTTTAACAGAAGAAAGTCCAAACGGTTATGGATTTTTAGCTGAATGCTGTAAACTTTGGGAAGATGCCGTAGACCAGGGCAAAAAATTAAGCCTCAGGATTGTAAAACTCCGCGCCGGAATTGTTTTAAGTAATCACGGCGGCGCTTTACCACAACTCGACAAACCTGTTAAGTTATTTGCAGGAGCGGCTTTGAGCACTGGCAAACAATGGACGCCATGGCTACACATTAATGATATGGTAGAAATGTACATTGGAGCCATCGAAAACCTAAAAATGGAAGGCTGCTACAATGCCTGCGCTCCTTTTCCGGTCACCAATAAAGCATTAACCAAAGCTATTGCCAAACAGCTTCATCGTCCGGTCTGGCCGATCAAGGTACCCAAAAAAGCATTGGAATTATTACTGGGAGAACGTGTTGAAGCCGTTTTAATGAGTAATAATACTTCAGCACAAAAGATTTTAGACGCAGGATTCAAATTTAAATTCACACATTTGGAGGACGCTTTGAAAGATTTGTACCCCTAG
- a CDS encoding deoxyribodipyrimidine photo-lyase, which translates to MQNNISDGKPPLGGLGVFWFRRDLRLADNAALYHALKGDYPVLPLFIFDKNILDKLHKDDARVTFIYQTIEDLKKELQQQGSDLLVKYGEPEKIWPEVLKEYNIKEVYTNQDYEPYARERDDNMAEFLTSEKIAFKTFKDQVIFEKNEILKADKTPYTVFTPFYKQWHAKLNDFYVKAYPTKKYFKNLLQTKHLPLPTLTEMGFEKSNLDFPKISHKSKLDNYATERDFPALDGTTHIGLHLRFGTLSIREAVKDALEAKSNVWLSELAWREFYMTILWHFPYSAFDSFKKQYDKIKWRNDETEFRAWCEGNTGYPIVDAGMRQLNQTGWMHNRVRMIVGSFLTKHLLIDWRWGETYFAEKLLDYEMASNVGGWQWAAGSGNDAAPYFRVFNPELQTKKFDPKFEYIKKWVPEFGTKKYAQPIVEHTFARERVLKVFKEALSNL; encoded by the coding sequence ATGCAAAATAATATAAGCGATGGAAAGCCCCCTTTAGGGGGTTTGGGGGTCTTTTGGTTCCGCCGCGATTTACGTTTAGCAGATAATGCCGCTTTATATCATGCCCTAAAAGGTGATTACCCAGTTTTGCCACTTTTCATTTTTGACAAGAATATATTGGATAAACTGCATAAAGATGATGCCCGTGTCACTTTTATTTATCAGACCATTGAGGATTTAAAAAAAGAACTTCAGCAGCAGGGGTCCGATTTACTGGTAAAATATGGTGAGCCTGAAAAGATATGGCCCGAAGTTTTAAAGGAGTACAACATTAAGGAGGTGTACACCAATCAAGATTATGAACCTTATGCCCGCGAACGTGATGATAACATGGCTGAGTTTTTAACCAGCGAAAAAATAGCCTTCAAAACGTTTAAGGATCAGGTAATTTTTGAAAAAAACGAAATCTTAAAAGCAGATAAAACACCTTATACCGTTTTCACCCCTTTCTACAAACAATGGCATGCCAAACTGAATGATTTTTATGTAAAGGCCTATCCCACTAAAAAATACTTCAAAAATTTATTACAAACCAAACATCTGCCTCTTCCAACTTTAACCGAAATGGGATTTGAGAAGAGTAATTTGGATTTTCCTAAAATCAGTCATAAAAGTAAACTTGATAATTACGCAACAGAACGCGATTTCCCCGCGCTTGATGGCACTACACATATCGGCCTGCATTTACGTTTTGGGACATTAAGCATTCGGGAAGCAGTTAAAGATGCATTGGAAGCAAAATCAAATGTCTGGCTTTCTGAATTGGCATGGCGGGAATTTTATATGACCATCCTTTGGCATTTCCCCTACTCGGCTTTCGATTCGTTTAAAAAACAATACGATAAAATTAAATGGCGCAACGACGAAACCGAATTTAGAGCCTGGTGCGAAGGCAACACTGGTTATCCTATTGTAGATGCCGGGATGAGGCAGCTTAACCAAACCGGCTGGATGCACAACCGCGTACGCATGATTGTGGGCAGTTTTTTAACCAAACATTTACTTATCGATTGGCGCTGGGGAGAAACCTATTTTGCTGAAAAACTATTGGATTATGAAATGGCCAGTAATGTTGGCGGCTGGCAATGGGCCGCAGGATCAGGGAATGATGCGGCACCTTATTTCAGGGTTTTTAATCCTGAACTCCAGACTAAAAAATTCGATCCCAAATTTGAATATATTAAAAAGTGGGTACCAGAATTTGGGACAAAAAAGTATGCCCAACCAATAGTTGAGCATACTTTTGCAAGGGAAAGGGTTTTAAAAGTTTTTAAAGAGGCTTTATCTAATTTGTAA